From the genome of Triticum aestivum cultivar Chinese Spring chromosome 3B, IWGSC CS RefSeq v2.1, whole genome shotgun sequence, one region includes:
- the LOC123071852 gene encoding probable CCR4-associated factor 1 homolog 11 — MHRGRIAVNPAAGTFAMFPPPFPVQVQAPPFAYHAVPLPPVQPQLAVQVRPVWAGSFNEEWAYLQSFAACARYIAVDVHYPGLVHAAGQDLSSLTVEHRYALMKANVDGLKPLQVGIAVCDHLGQQVAWEFNLRDFCRVADPHDDKALDYLAERGLDLDTLRNHGVDAYMLGALLMGSGLIGAGHGRPLSWIIHAGAYHVAYLLKIVTGGAPLPHDVAGFLGAVQYYLGQQVYDVATMAADCTGMPVGLDCIAANLRIHPPWGSPRLAGAAGVRALLAFRILKDGQFGGNVERFRGLLQGLQHLPRSIRITHEQRLWSRIPMCNGLMPPAG, encoded by the coding sequence ATGCACCGCGGACGCATCGCCGTGAACCCGGCCGCCGGCACGTTCGCCATGTTTCCGCCGCCGTTTCCCGTGCAGGTGCAGGCCCCGCCGTTTGCTTACCACGCGGTTCCCCTGCCGCCGGTACAGCCGCAGCTGGCGGTCCAGGTGCGCCCTGTGTGGGCGGGGAGCTTCAACGAAGAGTGGGCCTACCTCCAGAGCTTCGCCGCGTGCGCCCGCTACATCGCCGTGGACGTGCACTACCCGGGACTCGTCCACGCCGCCGGACAGGACCTCAGCAGCCTGACGGTGGAGCACCGCTACGCGCTCATGAAGGCCAACGTGGACGGCCTGAAGCCGCTCCAGGTCGGCATCGCCGTCTGCGACCACCTAGGCCAGCAGGTCGCCTGGGAGTTCAACCTCCGCGACTTCTGCCGCGTCGCTGACCCGCACGACGACAAGGCCCTCGACTACCTCGCCGAGCGCGGCCTCGACCTCGACACGCTCCGTAACCACGGCGTCGACGCTTACATGCTCGGCGCGCTGCTCATGGGCTCCGGCCTCATCGGCGCCGGACACGGGCGGCCGCTGTCATGGATCATCCACGCCGGCGCCTACCACGTGGCGTACCTCCTGAAGATCGTCACGGGCGGCGCCCCGCTGCCGCACGACGTGGCCGGGTTCCTCGGCGCCGTGCAGTACTACCTCGGCCAGCAGGTATACGACGTCGCCACCATGGCGGCCGACTGCACGGGCATGCCGGTGGGGCTGGACTGCATCGCCGCTAACCTGCGCATCCATCCGCCATGGGGGAGCCCGCGCCTCGCAGGCGCCGCCGGCGTGCGCGCGCTTCTGGCCTTCCGGATTTTGAAGGACGGGCAGTTCGGCGGCAACGTGGAGAGGTTCCGAGGCCTGCTtcagggcctgcaacatcttccaCGGTCGATCAGAATCACACACGAGCAACGTCTTTGGTCAAGAATTCCAATGTGCAACGGACTCATGCCGCCCGCCGGTTAA